In Lacinutrix sp. Bg11-31, the DNA window CTGCAAACTTAATAGGCACAAAATCAAAAGATGGAATTGAAAACGTTGCGGTTTTTAGTTCTGTAACTCATGTTGGTTCTAATCCTCCAATTTTAAGTTTCTTTTGTAGACCAACAACAGTTACCAGAGATACCTACGAAAACATAAAAACAACAGGAACTTATACTCTAAATCATGTAAATGAATCTAATTTTGAAGACGCACATCATACTTCAGCTAAATACGATTCAAGTATTTCAGAGTTTGATAAAACAAACCTAATTTCAGAATATAGAGAAAACTGCTTTGCTCCTTTTGTAAAGGACGCTCCTATTCAATTAGAAATGAAATTTGTTGGAGAATATAATATAAAAGAAAATGGAACCATTTTGGTTTTAGGTGAAATTCAAGGACTTTATATAAATGAAAATATTGTGACTGAAGATGGTTTTATAAATCTATCTGAAGCAAAAGTTGCTGCCATTAATGGACTAGATGGTTATACGTTTCCAAAATTAAAAGAAAGGTTAACTTACCAAAGGCCTAAGTCGTAAATAGTTAATTATTAGATAATTATTACTAATTTAAAAAACCATGAAAATATTAGTTACAGGTGCAACAGGTTATATAGGGAAACGTATTATTCCGTTACTTATAGAGCAAGGTCATACTGTAATTTGTGCTGTAAGAGGTAAGCTAAGAACAGAAAAACGCTACAGCGAAGAAAATAAAATTCAAGTTGTTGAAGTCGATTTTTTAAACAAAGAGACTTTAGAAAACATTCCAAAAGATATAGATGCTGCTTATTATTTAATTCACTCTATGTCTAATTCTGTTTCTCATTTCCAACAAATGGAGAAAGATTGCGCTGTAAACTTCAAGAACGCAATAGAAAAAACAAACTGTAAACAAGTTATCTATCTAAGTGGTATTACTAATGATACCAAACTATCTAAACACCTACTTTCACGTAAAAATGTAGAAAATACATTAGTATCAACAAAATATGGTTTAACTGTTTTTAAAGCAGGAATTATTGTTGGTTCTGGAAGTAGTTCTTTCGAAATTATTAGAGATTTAGTAGAAAAACTTCCTATTATGGTAGCACCCAAATGGTTAAATACAAAAACCCAACCAATTGCTATTAGAGATGTCCTTGCTTTTTTAACTCGTAGTTTGGGTGACCAAAGGTTATATAATAATTCTTACGATATTTTTGGTCCAGAAATTTTAACTTATAAAGAGTTACTATTAAGGTTTGCCAAATCAAGAAACCTAAAAAGAACTATTATTACATTTCCTATAATGACTCCACAGTTGTCTAGTTATTGGTTATACTTTGTTACCTCTACGTCTTACAAGTTAGCAAGAACTTTGGTAAATAGTATGGGAGTTGAGATTATTGGTAAAGCTAGTGATATCAATGTCTTATTAGGTGTTCATCCGATGAGTTATGAAAAAGCTTTAAAATTTGCTTTTGTAAAAATTAAACAAAATAGTATTATTTCTAGCTGGAAAGACTCTTTTGCAAGCAGTCGAAGTAGAAAACGAGTGTCTGCCAAGTACATTAATGTTCCAAAATATGGTTGTTTTAAAGATGTAAAAGAACGTAAGGTTTTAGATGAAGAACGCACATTTGTAAAAATATGTGCAATAGGTGGTAATAATGGCTGGTACTACGGAACTGCTTTATGGAAAATTCGTGGTTTTATTGATAAATTATTTGGAGGTATTGGCCTTAGAAGAGGTCGCACAAATAAAGACACCATTAAAACTGGCGATGCTTTAGACTTTTGGCGGGTACTTTTAATAGATGAAGAAAATAAACGCTTACTACTTTTTGCCGAAATGAAGCTTCCCGGAGAAGCATGGCTAGAATTTAGAGTAGCTAAAGGAAAAGTATACCAACGTGCTGTTTTTAGGCCAAAAGGTTTAGCCGGAAGATTATATTGGTATAGCGTATTGCCATTTCATGGTTTCATATTTAATGGCATGATAAGGAAGCTTGCAAGTGCCTAAAGAGAATACATTGTTTTTTGATACACTTTTAAATGAAAAAATAAAATTTGATGAACAGAATAATTTCCAAACCAAATAGCCCAGAAAATTTCACTATCGAAGACATTGATCGCATTATAGAGATGGCTTGGGAAGATAGAACGCCTTTTGATGCTATAACGTTTCAGTTTGGTATTAAAGAGCAGGAAGTTATCGAGCTCATGCGTAAAGAAATGAAGTCCAGTAGTTTTAGAATGTGGCGCGCTAGAGTTCAAGGTAGAAAAACAAAACATTCTAAAAATAGAAACTTTGAAGATGGCCGTTTTAAATGTTCTAGACAGAAGCAAATAACACATAATAAAATAAGTAAGAGATAAATATTGCTATGAACAAGACTAATTTAAATTTACTTAAAGAAGAAACCAATAAGGTTTTAAACGGAGGATCTAATGCAGATATTGGAGATGAC includes these proteins:
- a CDS encoding flavin reductase family protein; translated protein: MQYFSLDDINNLQHLYKINLINSCSGFKSANLIGTKSKDGIENVAVFSSVTHVGSNPPILSFFCRPTTVTRDTYENIKTTGTYTLNHVNESNFEDAHHTSAKYDSSISEFDKTNLISEYRENCFAPFVKDAPIQLEMKFVGEYNIKENGTILVLGEIQGLYINENIVTEDGFINLSEAKVAAINGLDGYTFPKLKERLTYQRPKS
- a CDS encoding SDR family oxidoreductase encodes the protein MKILVTGATGYIGKRIIPLLIEQGHTVICAVRGKLRTEKRYSEENKIQVVEVDFLNKETLENIPKDIDAAYYLIHSMSNSVSHFQQMEKDCAVNFKNAIEKTNCKQVIYLSGITNDTKLSKHLLSRKNVENTLVSTKYGLTVFKAGIIVGSGSSSFEIIRDLVEKLPIMVAPKWLNTKTQPIAIRDVLAFLTRSLGDQRLYNNSYDIFGPEILTYKELLLRFAKSRNLKRTIITFPIMTPQLSSYWLYFVTSTSYKLARTLVNSMGVEIIGKASDINVLLGVHPMSYEKALKFAFVKIKQNSIISSWKDSFASSRSRKRVSAKYINVPKYGCFKDVKERKVLDEERTFVKICAIGGNNGWYYGTALWKIRGFIDKLFGGIGLRRGRTNKDTIKTGDALDFWRVLLIDEENKRLLLFAEMKLPGEAWLEFRVAKGKVYQRAVFRPKGLAGRLYWYSVLPFHGFIFNGMIRKLASA
- a CDS encoding TIGR03643 family protein, which codes for MNRIISKPNSPENFTIEDIDRIIEMAWEDRTPFDAITFQFGIKEQEVIELMRKEMKSSSFRMWRARVQGRKTKHSKNRNFEDGRFKCSRQKQITHNKISKR